A stretch of DNA from Candidatus Aramenus sp. CH1:
CAAGGGGACAAGGGGGACGTTAAACCCTATCTCTTCCACGTACTTGAGGAGGTGAGAGAACCTCTCCTTGACAAACCTTAAGGCGTCGTTTAACCTCTTTATTTTGACGCCCCTGTAGTAGTGCGGAACCGCGACTACAAAGCCCTCAGGGTGGAAACACCCCTTTACAGCCCACACTACGTCCATGTACTTGATGAAGTATCCCTCCACCGGAACCCTAGCCATAATTTTAAATTTTGACGCTGGTCTAAAAACCCGTTGAAGGTAGCCATCATAGGTGGAGGAATAGCCGGATCGTCCCTCTACTTTATGCTGAAGAAGAGGGGCCACGACGTCAAGGTTGTAGACCCCAGGGTAAGGAGGGTGTTCCCTTCGCTCATCCACTCGTTGCTCTTGAAGGGAAAGGACGTATACTTGGCGAAGAAGAGCCTAGAGTTTTACAGGGAGTTTAACGTGATGACCAAGGAGTTCCCCTCCGTTACCATAGGCAGGGTAGACGACAGCGTTGTGGAGTCGTGGAGGGAAGTAGGAGTGGAGGTGAGGGAAGAGTACGTACCTTGGCTTGGCGCGAAAGGGCTCGTAGCGAGGGGCGGGGACAGGCTGGTCTACGTGAAGAGGCTAATAGATTCTGTCCCCGTGATAAGGGAAAGGGCCTCCATAGCGCAAAGGGGGAACAAGGTGGATGTCACGGTCAACGGCAAAGGGCTGGAGGCAGAGGTGTACGTTCTAGCTACGGGACCTTGGAACCACTTGCTTTTCCCTGTCAACACGAAGAGCTACTACTGTTGGGCTTCCCTTGTGGTCAACGAGAATAAGGAACTCGACCAGACGTTCGTCTACGACTACGAAAAGGGCTTCTACTCCAGGCCGTTCCTGGGAGTGGGCATGAGGCTGTCGATAGTAGGGGACGGGAAGACCATCGTAGCCTCTCCTGGGACCAACGTGAAGGTGGACCCACTCGAGGTAATAGACAGGGCGAGGGAGAGGCTGGGCAAACTGTACCATATCTACACTTCTGGAGAGTTCTGTGAGGGTACCCCTGACATGAGGCCAGCGTACGGCAGGCTACTGGACAACTTGTACTACATAGGCGGTCTCAACGGCTACGGGGCTGAAGTAGGTCCAGGGGTCGCGTCACTCCTTGCAGAGATGATCCTCGAGGGA
This window harbors:
- a CDS encoding FAD-binding oxidoreductase; translation: MKVAIIGGGIAGSSLYFMLKKRGHDVKVVDPRVRRVFPSLIHSLLLKGKDVYLAKKSLEFYREFNVMTKEFPSVTIGRVDDSVVESWREVGVEVREEYVPWLGAKGLVARGGDRLVYVKRLIDSVPVIRERASIAQRGNKVDVTVNGKGLEAEVYVLATGPWNHLLFPVNTKSYYCWASLVVNENKELDQTFVYDYEKGFYSRPFLGVGMRLSIVGDGKTIVASPGTNVKVDPLEVIDRARERLGKLYHIYTSGEFCEGTPDMRPAYGRLLDNLYYIGGLNGYGAEVGPGVASLLAEMILEGKAEREYLLDRFNGVKDFDLGKEPHEL